A section of the Schistosoma haematobium chromosome ZW, whole genome shotgun sequence genome encodes:
- a CDS encoding hypothetical protein (EggNog:ENOG410VI0Q~COG:U~BUSCO:EOG091G10IX): protein ANTKTQFVSNYGIFLKALKMQSVFDDKNDFLDVVYWFRQVFAIIVGVVWGVASFTGFVAILMFFVTNICFVYAYAAIYQRVDEDEYGGYGEIIKEGLMTAFACFMVSWILTYDCAHGAMATQCAMYRIKKLEHSTSDTGTSCYKATDGSLCFCTVIDFNHSHESGLDLECCPLHSLFNIQCEPIVLKSNSRFLILLGNSPDTTQFKKQPNSKQLSLRSVVENILFNCTAGDVFNVDIESVERGEKHKDPTEYHLSLRVDYVLVPPICGDPTMNVNAKILESDLRENTTVDWNPDLTIQWLYRAWYLKERGSWLVNHHLKCVTLHLNNSNSNNNREELFKYIWSSAFACYSRALQLVSLAYWAEKTCVNDVLPMGTDENGYDCTKNKTNTNNNIHWIQVVSGEKSITCNNGEKLNSSDYKDWDRFGDIDHKTMFPLQCKPLRLMFILLSNVALCQLKVGSNEYCARNCSHALYLLSCQIDSSIYSSTNDYYHQDIINTSLFSQEKLQFYWDNFEISYQDIHKVLFRRAQSYFNQGKMDEAKFDLEICVELMKSQLLTLQNKDHKEKTIENNNNNNNNNNNNNEQEKEEKDTESNNTCKQIKAALQASENLLVKVIDRIKRDQDELLSRIRKRTHVNE, encoded by the exons GCGAATACGAAAACTCAGTTTGTGAGTAACTATGGTATATTTCTCAAGGCGCTGAAGATGCAATCTGTATTTGACGACAAAAACGACTTTTTGGATGTCGTGTATTGGTTTAGGCAAGTTTTTGCCATTATAGTCGGTGTTGTCTGGGGTGTAGCCTCGTTTACGGGTTTTGTAGCAATCCTCATGTTTTTTGTAACAAACATATGCTTTGTCTATGCATACGCTGCAATTTATCAACGTGTTGATGAGGATGAATATGGTGGATATGGGGAGATCATTAAAGAAGGTTTAATGACAGCTTTTGCATGCTTTATGGTATCCTGGATACTCACTTATGATTGCGCTCACGGT GCAATGGCCACTCAGTGCGCTATGTATCGCATCAAAAAGCTCGAACATAGTACATCAGATACTGGGACCTCGTGCTACAAAGCTACAGATGGATCTCTATGTTTCTGTACAGTAATAGACTTTAACCACAGTCACGAATCTGGTCTTGATTTAGAATGCTGCCCACTTCATTCGCTTTTTAATATACAGTGCGAGCCCATTGTTCTGAAAAGCAATTCGCGCTTTCTCATTCTTCTGGGTAATTCTCCCGACACTACACAATTTAAAAAACAGCCAAATTCGAAACAGCTTTCTTTAAGAAGTGTGGTAGAGAATATCCTCTTTAATTGTACAGCCGGGGACGTGTTCAATGTAGATATAGAATCCGTTGAGAGAGGCGAAAAACACAAAGATCCTACA gaGTATCATCTATCATTACGCGTTGACTATGTACTTGTTCCACCGATCTGTGGCGATCCTACTATGAATGTTAATGCTAAAATATTAGAATCGGATTTAAGAGAAAATACTACAGTTGACTGGAATCCTGATTTAACAATTCAATGGTTATATCGAGCTTGGTATTTAAAAGAAAGAGGTTCTTGGTTGGTAAATCATCATTTGAAATGTGTAACATTACACTTGAACAAttcaaatagtaataataacagagaggaattattcaaatacatttggtcaTCAGCTTTTGCATGTTATTCCAGAGCTTTACAGCTTGTTTCATTAGCTTATTGGGCTGAAAAAACATGTGTAAATGATGTTTTACCAATGGGAACTGACGAAAATGGATATGATTGtacaaaaaataaaactaacacaaataataatatacactGGATTCAAGTGGTATCAGGTGAAAAATCCATAACTTGTAATAACGGTGAAAAATTGAACAGTTCAGACTACAAAGATTGGGATCGTTTTGGGGATATTGATCACAAAACTATGTTTCCATTACAATGTAAACCTTTACGCTTGATGTTTAT CCTCCTTTCAAATGTTGCTTTATGTCAATTGAAAGTTGGATCTAATGAATATTGTGCTCGAAATTGTTCACATGCTTTATATCTTCTTTCATGTCAAATAGATTCTTCTATATATTCATCAactaatgattattatcatcaagatatcattaatacatcattattttCACAAGAAAAACTTCAATTCTATTGGGATAATTTTGAAATATCTTATCAAGATATACATAAAGTACTATTTCGTCGTGCTCAATCTTATTTTAATCAAGGTAAAATGGATGAAGCTAAATTTGATTTGGAAATCTGCGTTGAATTAATGAAAAGTCAGTTATTAACATTGCAAAATAAAGACCATAAGGAGAAGactatagaaaataataataataataataataataataataataataatgaacaagaAAAGGAGGAAAAGGATACGGAGAGCAACAACACTTGTAAACAAATTAAAGCAGCTTTACAGGCTAGTGAAAACCTTTTAGTCAAAGTGATTGATCGTATAAAACGTGATCAAGATGAATTACTCTCTCGTATTAGGAAACGAACACATGTAAATGAATGA